The Cynocephalus volans isolate mCynVol1 chromosome 16, mCynVol1.pri, whole genome shotgun sequence DNA segment cggaccaggtctcattgcctcctccctaatcttccccgcatgtttattgatgaagagaaggatctcacgatttctgctctcacgacctcccaggcgcaagggctgtgcctcttctctttcaggtagagactgattctttggaagtatttcctcacggccagtgcgaagtcctcgttcaccaggggagtctcttccacccccacctccggcatcagacaggcttccaggtcgtccagctgctgatagagtccagtgcagagtttgtccaagaggctctcatcccaagcagccgatgagccctctgtgcagaagaggttgaagctctgctgggtcatctcatggaggacagagatggctcgggccttctgcagctggtggccatccaagtcttcctgggggaatccgaagtcatttctgtccttcaggcaggacagaggggagattctcctcattcgtcccaggagtatcaaggccctcctggtccccaggctgtgggcctgaggcagatcacagcccagagagcaggtcgcctggcagctgagcaccagcagggccatcagtaaaggaaagggcaaggccattggggatctcgcagatgctgctggcctggctgagatgggcgactctgagccttagccgctaggttctctgaagagcttgctttgtgcatgtgtcttaaatagggaacacactagtttccattttttggatgcccgtgtcttcctttctacttctgtttttgctttctttatgcactctctacatactttgagagcagcgtttctccacctttttcttttctcttttatttctttcatggtggcctgctcatccctttcctccagagcctggttaaattgttttttccgaattgaccctcctgtgataagctacaaaggcgggggtatatcgtgcaattatttacggaccgtatctgtagctcaggtttatacgtagaaaagaaagtgtgaagttaactttttgcattcaatgcatgtttaagaaggtctctataaaaattttaagccaagacttaagtttcaaagttattgatttgacttggctttataagtttatttgctgagctcctttttgtgtcatctattgacttatataaattgtaatgagtcaaatttcacatgcaaattcatgttacaaaaatacacaataccaatgtaatgacatacttaaatatctttcaaaactgctaaaaattatctatcaattcaattattttcttcccattaatttctagtgtacctaactttaaattttgttccatacgatagaatacattgtcactgtgccacctcccggatgttcccccaggtgcggtcaacttttatttctttttagcactcgacttcattattgatgtggcgaataactttagcagagccacataataaagcacaaattctttgcatttaattctcaaagccattaactcattcagtagcactcaggagcaaacctcagctccatccacgagacagccaaaggcagtccatatgtattcgtgtggaggccacatctcgagacatgattttgagatcaagcgatcgtctattcaccgtaggcttgtattgctcatgctgcatatgctctgtggatcttccgagaactcaatgtcagtgcttcttgatacacaagaaaacccgagggaaataaaaattagtaataagggacaggttttcttagatttgggctttggagaaccacaaattattgtaatgactaagatttgttaacacctctaggaactaattttcacacttttgggagcaataccatcccaagaagaatgcacgatggagagaacatcaattttatttaaaaagaaaattttgttttgcaccgaagttcaaatttccaaccaaacatcagtcggagattccaattctaatggaatcttattaaaccaaaggaagccatctttgtcataaatggcaacaatgggatgtaggtgtgatgaaaataaatggctgttcaattgttgtgtaccgctggcgagacaccagagatctttctttcccatttccttttacatagaaaggaaagttgctgcattttccctcccaaggaatgggaataccaagaaagccaatatatgtacctcagtgtgatcaaacgtcacaaggaaagcaatatcccactgcaaaggacacgacgaaggataatttagctaaattgagcccagccaaggggcagatgaggggatgcggcagggcagaagaaaagtggtggaagggacgcaggtcaaaggtagcaaacgggcatgggctccaggaaaagcaatcactgctggtccaggggttggtttcagctttgctggatccagctttcaagagagtcaagggagacacaacaaccacaagagtttacacacagaaaaggcaaacttgtgagagtgcaatatgctctctggataacggggaagcgagaaatgcatcccttgttttctccttgtggataaatggactcagaagttgactcatcgtcttgtcatgtctccagcaagaagcaagggaattcacaatttcaaaggacaccccttctttacacatggctatattatttctcctagctgtcagagatgatgtctttattacactgaaccttcgaatgaacttcgtcctaagaatataggtcgccatgagtccgtaagttactcttggccagaggagtcgtcttatgcggtcttgtttcctgggcatcttagcctagttcctatcatttccggagctcagtcaatatttatgaaaggaataatcattataataacagtggaaagaataataccaatacatactggagacatgaattgggaagacaatagatctaaagaatttgtaagctcttcccgcttcatgcagggaaattgtaatggaagattttgtgacgatttaaaaaacaaaacacaaacacttgattgtagagatgctttcttcccatttgtagttttaatatttagaacctcaggatgtgccacagggcctggttgcaaatggaagacccaccttccacttttacttcagtgcccctcaaggaagcgcaacgccttgcctgatcgcacattccttgtcttttccgataatacggagacgatgtgaatgttacaatgtgtttggggaccttgtccctatacacttgtctgtttttcaattttggcctgtgcctttgggaatcacttaactcttcccaagattcagtcagtgtcgctgtgaactttaatgaatgacatccgtgtcgttttccctgagtctaaattgtggaatcagagttggcatcagattttgaaataaactgtgcctagcaagaatgccagttaattttctcttacaaatactgttagtacacacagtgtgaaaataaagagtggtcttattcaaagaacatatattctcttctcactaatcccccagtcggactctctttcccctctcctttgcacttaggtatccgacgagcatgaatccaggctgagtaaatacgggtggaagtgatgttcaccctgtgcagcatgggtccttcaaagcatcctacaagtgatccaccatataattttttccatatcgactgagcacagtagcctcaagcgtcgcaaacctgtttgaacttatatgttgatgatggcaaagctgcaaaatagtaggttgtgaggtccctgaaaccccgctcagaggaggccaacactgagctcttctataaaggaaagataagtttgtattatcatctaactactggtggttttcttttgttctgttacaggagcgagcatcaacttgactgacaaatgcccttcaccaaattctagactgaagaaccatgtctgtaaacaattaaacttccaacttcggaaacaacaagcaccactcaagaattgaaacagataatgaaaattataaatcatgacagtatttatttaggacaagacaccatgttattctctctaatcattctactgtaaattcacgatgtagaacgtatgttttacataatcccatgatttaggattcagatgtttttcagctggtgcaaatgtgtgagtttagcttgctttggggggcctggtaaacaatcgtgtaattggttagggagggtcctgagtataacttctacgtcatttcctgacgttgctctgaaggcggtgaatgaggactaagcagcacctcaatttccactctgaccacctcccaggcacaggggctgtatttcttttccctcagataaccaatcatttcttggaaatacttccgaacgtcatttcccaaatcaggacaagagagagtttctccatttgtcatctgcacttgtcgcaggctcttctcaaggctgaagagtagtttatcgaggaggatcgcatcccaagcagcatggctgttctctcttttgaggaggctgaggatctgctggagcatctgaccacggaaacaggtggcatgtgtcttctggattggggtgatattttctcctgtccaaggaaaattgaagttcttcctgtccttgaagcatgagtgagatgggatctttttcatccgtctcactagcatgatggcttgccggttttccaggccatggctggaaggcatgccccagacagatgagcaggcagggacggagcagagcaccactcccgccatgagcaggcagatgtggaccattgagaatttcagtgattctcgaggcggccgcgagagggcgcgcgaacggccttttctgagcctccggttccggaaacgcggacggactcggccgcttttggtttcagagggtgccacagcccgagagagcagacgtcgccgcttgtcgcgccgaaccggtgctgcttaaatagtgtggagaacattttcctccgatggctgcggagagagctccgccgcggcttggcgcgacccagttttcttcggtgagggccgtgagtgtctgagctgctccctgtgctcggggctttctttcgcgtagaagccgcagcgagactgagtttgacggggaaacccattgagtcgggacccgagggctcgcgaccgcacgggctgtgatggtcacagattccgcaggagtgggggacgcgaggccgggacagcctgggaaaggggagccgggtagacagcgggtccgggagcagccctagtgcgggagcctcgggcgagtgagcggggacgacggcggtgataccgccgggaccgtgactggggccgggaccggggccggggccggggccggggccgggaccggggtcggggccggggccggggctggggccgggaacagggatggagtcggggccggggccggggccggggccggggccgggaggagggacgtgcgcccccctgtggggtcgtcggagttttcagtggcccatgtttctgagtcaggacgttcaagtctttgaaaaaaggaatctaggcaaattaaagcggcattatttgatttagatcgtttttatgtaattttactttcctagcattaaaggagggaaactccacgatatttgcaagg contains these protein-coding regions:
- the LOC134365060 gene encoding interferon alpha-4-like, which gives rise to MALPFPLLMALLVLSCQATCSLGCDLPQAHSLGTRRALILLGRMRRISPLSCLKDRNDFGFPQEDLDGHQLQKARAISVLHEMTQQSFNLFCTEGSSAAWDESLLDKLCTGLYQQLDDLEACLMPEVGVEETPLVNEDFALAVRKYFQRISLYLKEKRHSPCAWEVVRAEIVRSFSSSINMRGRLGRRQ